The following proteins come from a genomic window of Gossypium raimondii isolate GPD5lz chromosome 5, ASM2569854v1, whole genome shotgun sequence:
- the LOC105769713 gene encoding probable protein phosphatase 2C 72 yields MGICISVASSEIHEADDCHHENVVFLAENIASLGTQGLGSLYTKQGSKGLNQDAAILYQDYGIEGGAFCGVFDGHGKNGHLVSNMVRNRLPSLLLNQKNALEKIRTAADDKSFQHQVAKTDVKSIPNKDFLNWQEACIGAFKVLDKEIMLQENLDCSTSGTTAVVVVRQSEDLVIANVGDSRAVLGAITENGIKAVQLTTDLKPGLPNEAERIRNCNGRVLALKGEPHIQRVWLPHEDSPGLAMSRAFGDFLLKNHGIIAVPDVFRHHLTPDDQFIVLATDGVWDVLNNNQVASIVMEAESEQEAAKAVVEAATASWKKKFPSSKVDDCTVVCLFFHKKQKPS; encoded by the exons ATGGGAATCTGCATATCCGTTGCATCTTCAGAGATTCACGAGGCCGATGACTGTCATCACGAAAACGTTGTCTTCTTGGCTGAAAACATCGCTTCCCTTGGAACTCAAGGACTTGGCTCTCTTTATACTAAACAAGGAAGCAAAGGGCTAAACCAGGATGCTGCCATCCTTTATCAG gacTATGGAATAGAAGGTGGAGCATTTTGTGGAGTTTTTGATGGTCATGGGAAGAACGGTCACTTAGTGAGCAATATGGTGAGAAATAGGTTGCCATCACTTTTGTTAAACCAAAAGAATGCTCTGGAAAAGATTAGAACAGCAGCAGATGATAAGAGTTTTCAACATCAAGTCGCAAAAACAGACGTCAAATCGATACCAAACAAGGATTTTCTTAATTGGCAAGAAGCTTGTATCGGTGCTTTCAAGGTGCTGGACAAGGAGATAATGCTTCAAGAGAATTTGGATTGTTCCACCAGTGGAACCACCGCAGTTGTTGTTGTCAGACAG aGTGAAGATCTTGTTATTGCAAACGTTGGCGATTCAAGAGCAGTGCTAGGAGCAATAACCGAGAACGGGATCAAGGCTGTTCAATTAACCACTGATTTGAAGCCTGGTTTACCAA ATGAAGCAGAAAGAATAAGAAATTGCAACGGAAGGGTCCTTGCTTTAAAGGGAGAACCACATATCCAGCGTGTATGGCTGCCCCATGAAGATTCTCCAGGCTTAGCCATGTCTCGAGCTTTTGGTGATTTCCTACTCAAGAACCACGGAATAATTGCAGTCCCTGACGTCTTCCGTCATCACTTAACCCCAGATGACCAGTTCATTGTTCTCGCAACAGATGGG GTATGGGACGTGCTCAACAACAACCAAGTTGCCTCCATAGTGATGGAAGCAGAAAGTGAGCAGGAGGCGGCAAAGGCGGTGGTGGAAGCGGCTACCGCCTCATGGAAAAAGAAGTTCCCATCTTCAAAAGTAGATGACTGCACCGTGGTTTGCCTCTTCTTCCACAAGAAGCAAAAGCCAAGCTAA
- the LOC105769714 gene encoding uncharacterized protein LOC105769714, with translation MEKCESILEAICEEDDLGDGGDVEMLDVEEGELVDGNSVNDRDKSGFADVNGENQGSQSKNKKRRSNKKKNKKKKSGSGPKPLDINRFVLDTCRRLKEKKSYMVYTAVGCLGISALSDLVKEVDAIQSCGGQMTADGRRCRTGGGILWNIIKAREPAAYREIMKKAKEFEKHFKQQYVRQAPAQSKEISSQETTRSNGTAASVPQDAGLIPNDPTEEFSAEGTRKSVHERIRVPVSYEDLLGEDSKDH, from the exons atggagaAATGCGAGAGCATATTGGAAGCGATCTGCGAAGAGGATGATTTAGGAGATGGGGGAGATGTGGAGATGCTTGATGTAGAAGAAGGGGAGCTCGTGGATGGTAACTCCGTAAATGATCGAGACAAAAGCGGCTTCGCAGATGTTAATGGTGAAAATCAAGGGTCCCAAAGTAAAAATAAGAAGCGGAGAAGTAAtaagaagaagaacaagaaaaaaaagagtggTTCAGGACCTAAACCTTTGGATATTAACAG GTTTGTGTTAGATACTTGTAGACGGTTAAAAGAGAAGAAGTCATACATGGTGTACACTGCTGTGGGATGTTTGGGGATTTCTGCACTGAGTGATCTTGTTAAAGAG GTGGATGCAATTCAATCTTGTGGAGGTCAGATGACTGCTGATGGCCGACGATGTCGGACAGGTGGTGGCATATTATGGAATATCATAAAAGCACGAGAACCAGCTGCTTATCgagaaataatgaaaaaggCCAAGGAATTTGAG AAGCACTTTAAGCAACAATATGTCAGACAAGCACCAGCACAGAGCAAAGAGATCTCTTCTCAAGAAACTACACGCTCGAATGGAACTGCAGCAAGTGTTCCACAAGATGCTGGACTTATTCCTAATGACCCGACAGAAGAGTTCAGTGCCGAAGGAACACGCAAATCTGTTCATGAAAGAATTAGGGTCCCTGTTTCATATGAAGACCTTCTAGGAGAGGATTCAAAAGACCATTAA
- the LOC105771433 gene encoding vacuolar-processing enzyme: MTTLVAGVLLLLLSVTGIVTAQRDATGDVLRLVSPEAYKFFHQSDDGRVGGSRWAVLIAGSRGYENYRHQADVCHAYQLLRKCGLKDENIVVFMYDDIAYNENNPRPGIIINSPNGSDVYHGVPKDYTGDDVTVNNFFNVILGNKAAITGGSGKVVNSGPNDHIFIFYSDHGASGVLGMPDDSYIYANDLNWVLRKKHASGTYKSLVFYIEACESGSIFDGLLDPKGLNIYATTASNATESSWATYCPGGQPSAPPEYDTCLGDLYSVAWIEDSEAHDPRTETLQQQYQNVKKRATTSHVMQYGDIVLSLDHLSVYFGENTAKYNLQPPTTAINQRDADLVHFWEKYRKAPEGSAKKAEAQKQLVEIMSHRMHIDTSVKLIGNLLFGTEIGPDVLNVVRPAGQPLVDDWKCLKEMVKTFETHCGKLAQYGMKYIRSFANICNAGIQIEHMAEASAQACVGIHADH, translated from the exons ATGACTACTCTCGTGGCCggtgttcttcttcttcttttatcgGTGACCGGAATCGTTACAGCCCAGAGAGATGCCACCGGGGACGTCCTACGGTTAGTATCGCCCGAAGCTTATAAGTTCTTCCATCAAAGCGACGATGGTAGAGTTGGTGGTTCCAGATGGGCGGTCCTGATAGCTGGATCTCGTGGATATGAGAATTACAGGCATCAG GCTGATGTTTGTCATGCTTATCAACTCCTGAGGAAGTGTGGTCTGAAAGATGAAAATATAGTTGTCTTTATGTATGATGATATCGCTTACAATGAAAATAACCCCAGGCCTGGAATCATCATTAACAGTCCTAACGGCTCTGATGTTTATCATGGAGTTCCAAAG GATTATACAGGAGACGATGTCACTGTCAACAACTTTTTCAATGTTATCCTCGGAAACAAAGCTGCTATCACAGGCGGTAGTGGGAAGGTCGTTAATAGTGGCCCTAATGATCATATCTTCATATTCTACAGTGACCATGGTGCTTCCGGTGTGCTTG GGATGCCTGACGATAGTTATATTTATGCTAACGATCTTAACtgggttttaaggaaaaagcATGCTTCAGGAACTTATAAAAGCTTG GTATTCTATATTGAAGCTTGTGAGTCGGGAAGTATCTTCGACGGTCTTCTTGATCCCAAAGGTTTGAATATCTATGCGACCACAGCGTCGAATGCAACAGAGAGTAGCTGGGCAACCTATTGTCCTGGAGGCCAACCAAGTGCTCCCCCAGAGTACGATACCTGTTTGGGTGACTTATATAGTGTTGCTTGGATAGAAGACAG TGAAGCACATGATCCGCGGACAGAGACTTTGCAGCAACAATATCAAAAT GTAAAGAAAAGGGCAACCACCTCTCATGTCATGCAATACGGTGACATTGTGCTTAGCCTGGACCATCTCTCTGTATACTTTGGTGAAAATACTGCAAAATATAACTTGCAGCCACCAACAACAGCTATTAACCAGCGCGATGCCGATCTTGTCCATTTTTGGGAGAAG TATCGCAAGGCACCTGAAGGCTCTGCTAAGAAGGCTGAAGCTCAAAAGCAGCTCGTCGAAATCATGTCTCATAGAATGCATATAGACACCAGTGTGAAACTCATCGGCAACCTCTTATTCGGAACCGAAATAGGCCCAGATGTTTTGAACGTCGTTCGACCAGCTGGACAACCTCTTGTCGATGATTGGAAATGCCTTAAGGAAATG GTGAAAACTTTCGAAACACACTGTGGAAAGCTGGCCCAGTATGGGATGAAATACATCCGTTCCTTCGCAAACATCTGTAATGCTGGAATTCAGATCGAACACATGGCTGAAGCATCGGCACAAGCCTGTGTCGGCATTCATGCCGATCATTGA